The bacterium genome has a segment encoding these proteins:
- a CDS encoding isochorismatase family protein — protein sequence MNHTALLVVDVQESFRHRPYWSAADLPEFAGHLQKLIDGCAAARVPVLQILHTEDKGAFALSTGFVRTLEPVKIEPEIVIHKRYHSALAGTPLTGWLNERHIHRLVICGIRTEECCETTTRHASDYGFEVDFVMNATMTFPVTFSRTGRVFSSAELKERTELVLTSGQFARVATVEEALAKL from the coding sequence ATGAATCACACCGCTTTACTTGTTGTTGATGTTCAAGAATCGTTTCGTCATCGTCCCTATTGGTCCGCCGCCGATCTGCCTGAATTTGCCGGCCACCTGCAAAAACTTATTGACGGTTGTGCCGCCGCCAGGGTACCAGTCCTTCAAATCCTGCATACGGAGGACAAAGGCGCCTTTGCGCTGTCAACAGGATTTGTGAGAACGTTGGAACCGGTAAAGATCGAGCCCGAAATCGTGATTCATAAACGCTATCACAGCGCGCTTGCAGGGACGCCGCTTACAGGCTGGCTGAATGAACGGCACATTCACCGCCTGGTTATTTGCGGCATCCGTACGGAGGAATGTTGCGAAACGACTACACGACATGCCTCGGATTACGGCTTTGAAGTGGATTTTGTTATGAATGCTACCATGACGTTCCCTGTTACGTTTTCGCGCACAGGGCGTGTTTTCAGTTCAGCTGAGTTAAAAGAGCGTACTGAATTAGTTCTGACATCCGGCCAGTTCGCCCGGGTTGCTACCGTAGAAGAGGCGCTTGCGAAACTGTGA